A region of the Kribbella sp. NBC_01245 genome:
CTGGACTGCGGAGGAAATCGCGACAGAGCTCGGCACTTCGCGTATTACGGCCAGGCGGTACTTGGAACACCTGGCCGACCAGGGACAGGCCTTGCGGACGCAGCGCTACGAAGGGCGCAGTGGGCGTCCGAAGGTGGAGTACTCCTGGATTTCCGAGAGTTAGGCGCGGATCAGGGTGGCCCAGAGGTGGGGCTGCAACTGGTGGCCTTCGGCGGCCATGTCGTACGCCCACATCAGCTCGCCCTTGACCAAGCCGTACAGCCGGTGGCCGGCGCTGACCTCTTTGGCCGTGGCCGTGCGCGCGACGACGTCCGTGCGCATCTCGATCTTGGCGCCGTCGATCTCGCCGTACCAAACCTCGGCGAAGCCGGTCGGATGGGCCAGCACGACCTCGAGCTTGCCCTCGGGCTTCGGCCGCCAGAAGCCGGTCTCGACCGCGAGCGGGCGCTGCTTCGTGCCGTCCTCGCCGACGATGTAGGTCTGGCTGACGTAGTGCAGGTAGGGCTTGCCGTTGTGGCTGAAGTCGATCTGCTGCCCGAACTCGAATTTGTCGATGGTCGGGTACTCACCGTGGCCGCGGCCCTCCCAGCGACCGAGCAGCCACGCGAGCGGCATCAGGTCGGGGTGCAGGTCCTGCGGGATCTCGAAGGCCATCAGGGCGCCGATCAGGACCGGCCGCGATAGAGCCGGTAGACGACGAAGGCCGAGAACCACCCCATGAAAAGGGTGACCAGGACCAGCAGCGAGGTGAAGACGACGTGCAGCACGGCCACAGTCTAGGGGATGCGCGCGGCCGGTCCGTGACTACGCTGTGGTGATGTCGCGCACCCTGGTGATCAAACTGACCGCAGGCTCGGACGAGGCGGAGCGGGCCAACCAGGCCTTCACCGTCGCCGCCTCGGCCCTCGCCTCCGGAGCACCCGTCTCGCTCTGGCTCACCGGCGAGGCGGTCTGGTTCGCCGTGCCCGGACGGGCGGAGCAGTTCGACCTGCCGCATGCGGCGCCGCTGAGTGACTTGCTGGCGGCGGTGCTGGCTGGAGGCACGCTGACCGTTTGCACCCAGTGCGCGAAGAGGCGGGAGCTGAGCGAGGCGGATCTGCTCCCCGGCGTGCGCGTCGCCGGGGCGCCTACGTTCACCGAGGAGATCCTCACCCCGGACGCTCAGGCCATCGTTTACTAGCTCCGGCCTAGACCTCCTTGCCGGCTTGTTGCTGCTTGCCGGTCTGCTGGGCGCGTTGGTGGTGCGCGCCGGGGGTCGTACCGGCGTGCGACTGTGCCGATGGAGCCTGTCCTGGCCGTTGGGCAGCGCCTGCGGCCGGGGATACGCCGCCGACGCCCATCTCGTGCAGCCTGTTCATCTCGGGTGATCGGGCCGGCTGAGCGTGCTGCGCTGTGGCCGTCTGACCTTGCTGGTCCTGCAGCCCCTTCCGCCCCGGCTGCTCCGCTCCCGGCTGTCCCTGCTGCCCTTGGCGCAGTTGGGCCTGGGTGAGCTGGGTCTGGCCAGGCTGGTTGTTCGCGGCCTCTTGTGCGGTGACCGGTTCGCCATCGGAGACGTACGGATTCACGCCTTCGTTGTCGAGTTCTGGGCCCTTGGACTCGACCTCTTCGGAAACGTAGGGGGACGGCGCGTTGGGGTCGGTCTCGACCCCGGACGCGGTCTCGGCGTCGTACTCGGAGTCAACGCCGGTCTCGACCTCGGACGCGGTCTCGGCCTCGAGCTTCGTCTCATCGGAGGCATACGGGGACGCCGGATCGGACTCGAGCTCGGTCACCTCCCGCTCGGTCTCCTCCGTCCGGTCGACGGTCTCCTCGGCCTCGGACTGCGCTTCCTTGGTGGTCTCCGGCTCCTTGTCGGCGACCTCGAGATTGGGCCCTGCCGGCGGCTCGTTTGTGTGCGCTTCTTCGACCTTGGCGTCGCGCAGCTCGTCGACCGCCTGGGGGTCGGGCCCGGCTAGGGGCGCGGCCTCCGGCCCGGCCGTGATGTCCCGGTCGACCTGGTCCGGCGCTTCGGCCTCGGGTCCGCTGGTCTCCTGCTCGGGCTCGGTCCGCGCGGGCTCATCCAGCTGGTTATTGTCGAGCTCGCTCTGCGCCTGGAGCGCCGCGGCACCCGCTGCCCCGGCCGCGCCCGCCGCCAGGGCCGGGTCGACGGCGTCGGGGGCCAGGTCGTCCCGCTCGCGGTCGCGTTCGCGCTCCTTGGCCTTCTCGCGCTCGTGCTCGGGATCGCGGCCCGGATCGAGGTCCTGCTGGGCGTCGAGCTCGGGCTGGGCCTGCGGCTGGTTGGTGTCGTCGTTCTCGTTCTCGCTCTCGGCCTCCTCTTCCCGCTCTTCGCGCTGCTCGTCCCGGTCGTCGCCGCGATTCTCGTCCTGGTCCTCGCGCTCTTCGTCCTGGTCGTCGCGTTCTTCCTCCCGGTCGTCGCGCTCTTCCTCGCGGTCTTCCCGCTGCTCGTCGCGCTCCTCCCGCTCGCGGTCCAGCTCGGCCTCGCGCTCGGGGTCAGGGCCGTTCACCCCGTCCCGGGCGTGCTCGCCGAGCCGCCGGTCGTGGTCGGGCCCGGGCGGGTTGTGCCGGTCGATGGTGCGGTCGAGATCCGGGTCACTGCGGCGGCTGTCGCGCAGCCGCTCGCGAACGAAGTGATCGACGAGAACGCGCAGATGGGCCTCCCGCGCCGCTGCCTGCTGCCGCGCCTGGACTCGCTTGTGCATTGCCTTGAGCAACGAGCTCATCCCGCGCCCGAAGGCCTTGAACTCGTTGAAGATCTCCTGCTCGGCACTCATCGCGTCACCTCGGCGGCGTAGACGGAGTAGTTGATCCCGACGGCCCGGGTCGGCGAATCGGCCTCTGGCTGCTCGGCGTACAGGTGGAACTCGGCACCCCGTCGCAACCACACGGCGAGATGCCGCCGCCCGTCGGCGACCTGGCCGGGACCGCCCGGGAATTCCGGCTGCCCGAGCATGCCGACGTACGCCGGCTCGCCCCAATGCCTGCGGGCGAGCTCGACATGACGCGGCCAATATTGGTCCAGCCCCTGCTCGGCGAGCGGGATCTCCGCCGGAGCGATCTGGTACGCCGACCAGCCACTGCGCGGGCTCTCCGGCAACACCACACCGGGATAAACCTGCATCAACGTCTCGCGCCGGGTCATCAACCCCCACGAACTCTGGTCCGGATCGATCTCGGTCGACTCCTCGATCGGCCAGGGCAACCACCCCGTGGCCGCCGAAACCCGCTGCGCCAACGCGACGACCCCTGCCCGCCCCACCTCGACCGGCCCCCAGAGCCGGGTCCAATCGGGCACGTCGGCCAGATCCGCCATCGCACGCTCGTCATCGTCCAGCGACCGATCCTGCGTCTTCACCCGCGCTCCTCCACCCGTGGCAACCGATAGCGCCCACCCTAGGACGCCCGAGGCGCACCCCGGGCTCCCAAAGCCCTTCCCTGTGGATAACTAGCGGAGCGGAGGCAGATCCCAGTCGTCGTCGCGGAGCCGGAGAATCGCCCACCCCACCGCGGCGAATCCGACGGCCTGCAATCCCCAGCCGAACAGGTCGAGCGTGTGGCTCGCGACGATCACCGCGGCCAGGTGGATCGGCTGCGACACGATCGTGCAGACCGCCGCCCACCGACCGACCACCCGCGCCCGCCAGAGCGCGACACCAAGCAGCACGGTCCCGAGGACGTGCCCGAGTACGAAGACCACCCCGGCCACGTCGACCGTCGGATGAATCGTCTCGTACATGCGCGTGATCGCGCCGGCGTCGAGCCCCGCCTTGCCACCGGCCCAAACGTAGTAGTCCGACGACGCGAGCCACGGCAGTGCCAGATAGCCCGGCACAAGCAGCACCAGAGCCGCCGCTGTGAGCCGCGGAGCCCGCCGCCGGGTCAGCCGCCCGACGAAGTACACAGCCGGCACCAGCGTCAGGATCGCGACGAACCCCATCCACAGGACGAACGACATCCGGCCCGGCTGAGCCAACATGTCGCCCACGATCGTCGCGGGGGCGTCGGCCGTGTCGTACGGCAGGAAGTACCGCAGCAGCGCCACCGCCGCCGGCCCGATCGGTAGCAGCAATGCCGCGAACCACCGCGTGGCCCGTCGGGTATCAGCGCCGGCGACCTCAACCACCGTGTCAGTCATCGCGCACCCGCAAACTGCCGCGCCGGCACCAGCACAAGCGCCGTACCAACAACAGCCAACGCAATCGCCAGCCCCGCGACGACCATCGCGGCCGCGGGCACCCCACCGGCAAAGAACGCCGGTACGGCGGTCAGCGCGGACAGCAGCCGCAACACGATCAACGGCACCACCGCGCGCCGTACGCCACGCCATGCGAGCACCACCAGCACAAGGCTGATCAGCCCGATGGCCGACGCGATCAGCGCGATCGACATCGGCGGGTGCTCGCCGTCGGTCAGCAGCGGACTGGCCAGATCACCCAACGACAGCAGCCCGAAGACGACGAGCCCGGCCCGAAACTTACGAGACATCAGAACCTCCCCTGGACAAACGCCCCTCGATCGAAGGACCTGCCATCACCCTGCGGCGGATGCCCGCACGGCGCCCGGGGCGGCGTTCACCAGCTGCCGGGAGGTTGCCCGGGCTATCCAGGACTGCATTCCCGGGACGCCGGGACACCTCAAGGCGCACACTGATCCACATGACGGCCGGCAAGCGAGTGCTAGCGGGCGGCCTCGGGACTTTCGCCGTCCTCGAGGTCGCGGCAGCGGTCGTTCTGTGCCTGGTGGTCTCGTGGACCTGGCAGGACGCGCTCGAGAGCTTCGTCGTGACCAACGGTCTGATGGGCCTGACCTTCGCCGTCTGCGGCGCGGTGATCGCCTGGCACCGCCCGTCGAACCCGATCGGCTGGCTGTTCGTGGCCGACGGCATCGGCCACGCCACCACCGCCGCCGGCGCACCGCTGGTCCAGGCCCTGCACGACGGCGCCGCGCCGATGGTGGCGCAACGACTGGCACTGACGGTGTTCCAGTGGTCTTGGCCGTGGTCGATCGGGCTGTTCCTGCCGCTCGCGCTCCTCCTCTTCCCGGACGGACGCCTGCCCTCGCGCCGCTGGCGACCCGTTGCCATCGGCATCGTCGTGACCGCGCCCCTCTTCGTACTAGAGATGGGGACGAGCCCTGACAAGCCGTTCGAGGACGGTCCCCGCGGCTACTTCACCCTCTCGTCGTACGACGCCTGGCAGCCGCTGTGGACCGCGACCGAGATTCGCGGCCTGCTCGTCTTCCTGCTCGCGATCATCGCTCTCGTACTGCGCTACCGCCGGGCCTCGGAAACCGGCCGCCGCCAGCTGCTCTGGCTGCTCCTGGCGGCAGTGATCGTGCTTGCGTTCATGACGCCCTGGTCGCTGGTGGCCGGCACTCCGATCCTGGTGCTGCTGGCGATTCCGCTGGTGCCGATCGCGGTGGCAGTGGCGATCGTCCGGCATCAACTGCTGGACATTCGCCTGGTCGTATCCCGCGCGCTTGCCTGGGCGCTGCTCTCGATAGTTGCCGTCGGCTCCTATATTGCCCTGGTCGCCGTCCTGGACTCGTTCATCTCGTCCCAGCTCGGCCGATCCGCCGCCGTGACCGTGATCGTCGCCCTGCTGATCGCACCCGTCCTGCCTCGCCTGCAGCGACTGGTCGACCGAGCGATGTACGGCGACCGCCGCGATCCCGCCCGCGTCGCCTCCCGCGTTGGCGAGCAGCTCTCCACCAACCCGGCCGGCGGTATGCACGGTGTCGTCGCGGCCGTCCGTTCCGCCCTGAGACTGCCGTACGTCGCAGTCGAGGCGGACAGGTCGATCCTGGCCGAGGACGGGGTGGCCGGCACTGTGGTTCCAGTGGATCTCGAGTACGGCGGGACCGCCGTCGGCTCATTGCTGGTGGGACTCCGCCGAGGTGAATCCGAGTTGTCCACAGCCGATCGGAACGTGCTCTCCCTGGTCGCCGTACCGCTGGCGGTTGCCGTGCAAGCGACGCGCCTGTCCGCGGAGCTGCAGACGTCCCGGGAACGGCTCGTCGCCGCCCGCGAGGAAGAACGTCGTCGGCTCCGACGGGATCTCCACGACGGACTCGGTCCCACCTTGACCGGTATCGCGTTCACCGCGGACGCTGCCGCCAACCTGGTTTCCACTGACGCCGCACGGTCGACGGAGTTGCTGAGCATGTTGCGAACGGATGCCCGCACCGCGATTGCCGACGTACGACGCCTGGTCGACGATCTGCGGCCGCCCGCGCTGGACGAGCTCGGGTTGGCCGGCGCCTTGCGGCAGCGGGCGGATCAGCTGTCCTGGCGAGCGGATGGCGCTTCGGTCACGGTCGAGGTATCAGCCGAGGGGTTGCCCGCGTTACCGGCCGCGCTGGAGGTTGCGGCGTACCGGATCGCCACCGAGGCGCTGACCAACGTCGTACGGCATTCGCGCGCCACGAACGCCGTACTGGCACTGCGGTGTGGTGCCGAGCTGGAGATCGAGGTCACCGATGACGGGCCGCCGAACGGCGCGTGGAAACCGGGTGTCGGGCTGCAGGCCATGCGCGAGCGGGCGGCGGAGCTGGGCGGCCGGTTCGAGGCCGGGCCGTCGGAGCATGGCGGCCGGGTGCGGGCAACGCTGCCGCTGGTGAAGTCGTGAACGCCATGGGAGTGAACGACATCAGGGTGGTGCTTGCGGACGACCATCCGGTGGTCCGCGCCGGGCTGACGGCGTTGCTGTCGTCATTGCCCGGGATCGAGGTGGTCGGGGTCGCGACCACCGGTCGCGAGGCGGTGCGCGAGGTCGTCACCACGAAACCCGATGTGGCCGTGCTCGATCTGCAGATGCCCGATCTCGACGGGTTCGCGGCGACTCGCGAGATCGCCCGGGTGGCGCCCGAGGTGGCGGTGCTGGCGTTGACGATGTTCGAGGACGACGACTCCGTGTTCGCGGCGATGCGTGCGGGGGCGCGGGGCTACCTGGTCAAGGGTGCCGAGCAGGAGGAGATCGCTCGCGCGATCCGGGCGGTCGCGGCCGGTGAGGCAATCTTCGGCCCGGGCGTCGCGCGCCGGGTGCTCGGCTTTTTCGCCGCTCCGCCGGCACCCGCCGAACCGTTCCCCGAGCTGACGGCCCGCGAACGCGAGATCCTCGACCTGCTGGCCGCCGGGTTGCCGAACGCGGCGATCGGGCAGCAACTCGGCCTGGCCTCGAAAACCGTCGCGAACAACGTCTCCACGATCTTCACCAAACTCCAGGTCGCCGACCGGGCCCAGGCCATCATCCAGGCCCGCAACGCCGGCCTCGGCAATCCCGATGTTCGTGGGCGGTAAGCGGCAAGGGGGTCCGTTGCGGCGATCCGTGCGTTGTGATGGAAAGCATGAAGCTGCCGTCTCCTCCGAGCGAGGACTCGTTCTCGTCGCCACTGCATCACCCCCGGGTTGCGACCGTGCTGGGGCGCTGGCTCGGGATCGCCGTACTGGTGTGCTTTGTGACCGGCCTGCTGAGCCATTGGCAGCAGGAGACGCCCGCCTGGTTGACGATTCCCAGCCGACCCGCGTCGTTCTATCGCTTCACCCAAGGCCTACACGTCGCGTCCGGCCTGGTGTCCGTGCCGCTGTTGCTCGCCAAGCTTTGGACCGTCTATCCGAAGCTGTTCGCGAAACCGCCTAGTTTCAAGGCCTTCGGGGAGATCCTCGAACGCCTGTCAATCCTCGTACTCGTCTCCGCCGTCGCGCTCGAGGTCTTCATAGGCTTTCTCAACACGCTGCAGTGGTACCCGTGGCCGTTCCCCTTCCGCCAGACGCATTACGCCTTGGCCTGGGTGATCGTCGGCGCGTTACTGGTCCACGTCGCGGTGAAGCTGCCGCTGATCGTCACCCACTGGCGTCGACCGACTCCCTTGCCCGAAGCAACGACCGGGATCAGCCGGCGTACGTTGTTCCGGACGGTCGCGGGCGCTGGCGCCTTGGTAGGCCTCACCGCCGTCGGCCAGTCGGTACCAGCGCTCGGCCCGGTCGCCGTACTCGCTCCTCGTCGTCCGGGCATCGGCCCACAAGGGCTGCCGGTCAACCGGACGGCAAAGGACGCCGGCGTGATCGCCCAGGCCCTGTCGCCGGATTGGCGTTTGACCGTTGCCGGGCCGCGCGAGCTGACGTACTCGCTCGACCAGTTGAGGGCGCTGATCCAGCACGGCTCGGACTTGCCGATTGCCTGCGTGGAGGGCTGGAGCCAGGGCGCCAGCTGGGAGGGCGTCCGGGTTCGGGACCTGCTGCGGTTGTGCGGCGCCGACGTGGGGGCCCGCGTCCGGGTGGTGTCGCTCGAACGCGGAGGCTTCTACGGAACCAGCGAACTCCCGCCACAGTTCGCCGCCGATCCCCTGACGCTTCTCGCCTTGCGGGTCAACGGCGAGATCCTCGACCTGGATCACGGCTTCCCGGCCCGGATCATCGCGCCGAACCGGCCGGGCGTACTGCAGACGAAGTGGGTCCACCGCCTGGAGGTGCTGTGATGGGCCGTACGACCGTCCGGGGTATCACCCGGTGGAGCATGTTGCCTACCGATGCCGCCAGGCTCGCGTTGGTCGGACTGGGATTGGCCGCCGGGCTGTACGGCGCTTGGTTGCTGCTGCACCACCTCGAACCGCCGGCGCTGATCCGCCTGCCGCTCTGGCTCGGCGGTGCTGTATTCGTCGACGACTTCGTCATCGCACCAGTCGTCATCGTGGTGGGCTGGTTGCTCACCCGCCGACTGGGCGGATCGGACGCGCTCGCTTACGTCCGTACCGCGTTGCTCTATATCGGCCTGACCAGTCTGATCGCCCTGCCGCTCTTGCTCCGGCAGGGCATGGGCGCGAACCCGACAGTGCTCGCGCGGAACTACCTCCGCGACTGGTTATTGCTAGAGGCAACCATCGTGCTGGTCACCCTCGCCGTGTTCGCCGTACGGCGACGCGCTAGACGGCCTTCGGATTAAGGAGAGTACGAGCCTCGTCGGGGGCCATCGGCGGGCGTTGGGCCAGAGTGGCGAGCGTTGCGGCGCGCTCGACCAGGTCGGCGTTGTGGGTCACGGGCTTGCCCTTGGCCAGGGTGAGGGTGTCCTCCATGCCGACGCGCAGGTGACCGCCCATCGACAGCGCCGCGAGCGCCACCGGCAGGGTTGTCCGGCCGACGCCCGTTGCCGACCACGACGTCACCGCCGAGGGCAGACCGTTGACCGCGGCAACCAATGCCTGCGGAGTGCCGGGCATCCCGCCGGGCACGCCCATCACCAGGTCGCAGTGCACCTTGCCGCCGTACGGCAGACCGAACTTGTCCAGCAGCCGGTGCAACGCGGCCACGTGCCCGAGATCGAACAGCTCGAACTCCGGCACGATCTCGCGCTCCTGGGTCAGCCGGTAGAGCTCGGTCACGAACGGCCAGGGGTTCATGAAGACGTCATCGCCGAAGTTGACCGTGCCCATCGTCAGCGAGCAGGAGTCGGGAGCGGCGTCGAGCACCCGGAGGCGGTGCTCGAACGGGTCCGTGACGGCACCACCGGTCGAGAGCTGCACGATCAGCGCGCTGTTCTCCCGGACGGCCGCGACGGTCTCGGTCAGCCGGCCCAGGTCCAGCGTCGGCCGGTGCTCGGCGTCCCGGATGTGGATGTGGATCATCGCCGCGCCGGCCGCCTCGCAGCGCTTGGCGGTTTCCACCAGCTCGTCGAGCGTCGTCGGCAGCGCCGGGCAGTCGGCCTTGGCCGTCTCGGCACCAGTGGGAGCCACGGTGATCATCGTCGTCATAGGACGAATCGTGCCAGATGTGCCGCTCGAACGGGAGAATCCCCCGTCAAACCGCCCGATCACCGGACGATCTGGCCCGCTCGGGCGTTCGGGCAGACTGGGGGCATGAGAGCCGTCGTACAGCGTGTCAGCCAGGCATCCGTCACCGTCGAGGGCGAGGTGGTCGGTGCGATCGATCGGCCGGGGCTGCTCGTCCTGGTGGGCGTGACCCACGACGACACCGCCGAAATCGCGACCGCCCTCGCCGCGAAGATCTGGACCCTGCGCATCCTCAAAGGCGAGCGCTCTTGCGCCGACGAGCAGGCCCCGATCCTCGCGATCAGCCAGTTCACCTTGTACGCCGATACGCGCAAGGGTCGTCGGCCATCCTGGTCCGCCGCCGCGGCAGGGCCCGTCTCGGAACCTCTGTACGACGCGTTCTGCGACGCGCTCAAGACCCTCGGCGCCGAGGTGGCTCGCGGCCGCTTCGGCGCCCACATGGACGTGGCCCTCGTCAACGACGGCCCGGTCACCCTGATCCTCGACAGCTGAAACCGCTGGCAACGAGAAACCGGACTCTCCGAACCTGGATCACGGGGATCCTGGTCCGGAGAGTCCGGTGGTGTTTCGGTACTGCTACCTACTACCCAGCTGAACCGGTGAGGTTCGAGTCAGTTGGGCTATCAGCCGACGACAGCGGCCTCGGAGTAGGCGATCTTCACAGTGGTGTTCAGCGCCTTGACCCGAACCACGAGGGCCGTGACGGAGATGCTGCTGCCGCGCTTCTCGACCTTGTTGAAGGTCAGCGAGGCGATGTCCAGCACGTTGACCGTCTTGTTGACGCCCTGCGGAACCGGGATGACCTTGTCACCGACGCGGATCGACAGAACCTTCGACCCGGCCCACAGCTGCGTGTGGGTACCCGTGGTCTTGGAGGCCTTGGCCCAGGAGGTCACGGCCTCGACGACGATCTTGTGATCGCCACTGCCGATCGTGACTCGACCCGTCTTGGCGTTCATCTCGGCCGTCGCGCTGTCAGCCGTGGTGGTGCCGCGCTTGGTGGTGGTGACCGCGCCGGCGTAAGCCAGACCCGGGACCTTCACCTCGGCGACGCCCTGCGTGTGCGACTTGCCGCCGGTCGTGATGCAGAGGGTCTGCAGCGACGTCGGGCTGGACTTCACCAGGTCGCCAACCTTGACCTCGGTGCCGTAAGCCTTACCGCGCAGCACACCACTGACCGGGCCACCGACCTCGGCCTTGGTGAGCAGAACGGCGACCGTCGCGCCCTTCGGCAGGAACTTGTTCTTGATCGTCGAATGGATCAGAACGGCCGCCGAGTTCGCGGTCGCGCTGGACGACGTCGTCGACAGCTTCTGGTAGTTCAGCACGATGAAGCCGAGGCCCGGAACCGAAACCTTGGTGTTCGGGTCGGCCTTGATCAGGTTCGGCACGGTGACGCTGCCGATCTTGATCGCGAGGATCTTGGTGCCGGCGCTGGCCTCGAACTTGCCGTTCTTGTTGACGGCCGAAGACCAGTTCTCGACGCCCTTCAGCGTGAGCAGGTTGCCCAGCTTGACATCGACAGCGGTCGCCTTGGTGATGGAGCCATTGCCCCGCTTGTCGTTCACCGTGTTCGTCTGGGTCTTCACGGTGCGCGCGATCGCCTGACGGTTGACGTTGGCCGTGGCCAGGTCGTTCGTCTCGTGGATGCCGACCTTGGTGGTGCAGGCGTGCTGAGACGAAACCTGCGGGCCACTGTCAGCCAGACCGGTGAAGACGTAGGTGCCGTGCGCGAAGCCGCTGTAACCGAACTTCTGCGCGGCGGTGGCAGAACCCGACGTCAAGGCAATCGTCGAAGCTACGCCAACGGCGGCAACTGCGCCGGCGACGACCAGCTTCTTGTATCCGATGCGGGGTCG
Encoded here:
- a CDS encoding FABP family protein, producing the protein MAFEIPQDLHPDLMPLAWLLGRWEGRGHGEYPTIDKFEFGQQIDFSHNGKPYLHYVSQTYIVGEDGTKQRPLAVETGFWRPKPEGKLEVVLAHPTGFAEVWYGEIDGAKIEMRTDVVARTATAKEVSAGHRLYGLVKGELMWAYDMAAEGHQLQPHLWATLIRA
- a CDS encoding DsrE family protein codes for the protein MSRTLVIKLTAGSDEAERANQAFTVAASALASGAPVSLWLTGEAVWFAVPGRAEQFDLPHAAPLSDLLAAVLAGGTLTVCTQCAKRRELSEADLLPGVRVAGAPTFTEEILTPDAQAIVY
- a CDS encoding sensor histidine kinase, whose product is MTAGKRVLAGGLGTFAVLEVAAAVVLCLVVSWTWQDALESFVVTNGLMGLTFAVCGAVIAWHRPSNPIGWLFVADGIGHATTAAGAPLVQALHDGAAPMVAQRLALTVFQWSWPWSIGLFLPLALLLFPDGRLPSRRWRPVAIGIVVTAPLFVLEMGTSPDKPFEDGPRGYFTLSSYDAWQPLWTATEIRGLLVFLLAIIALVLRYRRASETGRRQLLWLLLAAVIVLAFMTPWSLVAGTPILVLLAIPLVPIAVAVAIVRHQLLDIRLVVSRALAWALLSIVAVGSYIALVAVLDSFISSQLGRSAAVTVIVALLIAPVLPRLQRLVDRAMYGDRRDPARVASRVGEQLSTNPAGGMHGVVAAVRSALRLPYVAVEADRSILAEDGVAGTVVPVDLEYGGTAVGSLLVGLRRGESELSTADRNVLSLVAVPLAVAVQATRLSAELQTSRERLVAAREEERRRLRRDLHDGLGPTLTGIAFTADAAANLVSTDAARSTELLSMLRTDARTAIADVRRLVDDLRPPALDELGLAGALRQRADQLSWRADGASVTVEVSAEGLPALPAALEVAAYRIATEALTNVVRHSRATNAVLALRCGAELEIEVTDDGPPNGAWKPGVGLQAMRERAAELGGRFEAGPSEHGGRVRATLPLVKS
- a CDS encoding response regulator transcription factor, whose protein sequence is MGVNDIRVVLADDHPVVRAGLTALLSSLPGIEVVGVATTGREAVREVVTTKPDVAVLDLQMPDLDGFAATREIARVAPEVAVLALTMFEDDDSVFAAMRAGARGYLVKGAEQEEIARAIRAVAAGEAIFGPGVARRVLGFFAAPPAPAEPFPELTAREREILDLLAAGLPNAAIGQQLGLASKTVANNVSTIFTKLQVADRAQAIIQARNAGLGNPDVRGR
- a CDS encoding molybdopterin-dependent oxidoreductase yields the protein MKLPSPPSEDSFSSPLHHPRVATVLGRWLGIAVLVCFVTGLLSHWQQETPAWLTIPSRPASFYRFTQGLHVASGLVSVPLLLAKLWTVYPKLFAKPPSFKAFGEILERLSILVLVSAVALEVFIGFLNTLQWYPWPFPFRQTHYALAWVIVGALLVHVAVKLPLIVTHWRRPTPLPEATTGISRRTLFRTVAGAGALVGLTAVGQSVPALGPVAVLAPRRPGIGPQGLPVNRTAKDAGVIAQALSPDWRLTVAGPRELTYSLDQLRALIQHGSDLPIACVEGWSQGASWEGVRVRDLLRLCGADVGARVRVVSLERGGFYGTSELPPQFAADPLTLLALRVNGEILDLDHGFPARIIAPNRPGVLQTKWVHRLEVL
- a CDS encoding 3-keto-5-aminohexanoate cleavage protein encodes the protein MTTMITVAPTGAETAKADCPALPTTLDELVETAKRCEAAGAAMIHIHIRDAEHRPTLDLGRLTETVAAVRENSALIVQLSTGGAVTDPFEHRLRVLDAAPDSCSLTMGTVNFGDDVFMNPWPFVTELYRLTQEREIVPEFELFDLGHVAALHRLLDKFGLPYGGKVHCDLVMGVPGGMPGTPQALVAAVNGLPSAVTSWSATGVGRTTLPVALAALSMGGHLRVGMEDTLTLAKGKPVTHNADLVERAATLATLAQRPPMAPDEARTLLNPKAV
- the dtd gene encoding D-aminoacyl-tRNA deacylase; translation: MRAVVQRVSQASVTVEGEVVGAIDRPGLLVLVGVTHDDTAEIATALAAKIWTLRILKGERSCADEQAPILAISQFTLYADTRKGRRPSWSAAAAGPVSEPLYDAFCDALKTLGAEVARGRFGAHMDVALVNDGPVTLILDS
- a CDS encoding choice-of-anchor P family protein; translated protein: MRPRIGYKKLVVAGAVAAVGVASTIALTSGSATAAQKFGYSGFAHGTYVFTGLADSGPQVSSQHACTTKVGIHETNDLATANVNRQAIARTVKTQTNTVNDKRGNGSITKATAVDVKLGNLLTLKGVENWSSAVNKNGKFEASAGTKILAIKIGSVTVPNLIKADPNTKVSVPGLGFIVLNYQKLSTTSSSATANSAAVLIHSTIKNKFLPKGATVAVLLTKAEVGGPVSGVLRGKAYGTEVKVGDLVKSSPTSLQTLCITTGGKSHTQGVAEVKVPGLAYAGAVTTTKRGTTTADSATAEMNAKTGRVTIGSGDHKIVVEAVTSWAKASKTTGTHTQLWAGSKVLSIRVGDKVIPVPQGVNKTVNVLDIASLTFNKVEKRGSSISVTALVVRVKALNTTVKIAYSEAAVVG